One Brassica napus cultivar Da-Ae chromosome A5, Da-Ae, whole genome shotgun sequence DNA window includes the following coding sequences:
- the LOC125609227 gene encoding uncharacterized protein LOC125609227: MGGGDDVGSPVVVGALILDVHAKPSSTAPISGTTVPGQVLFAPGGVGRNVAECIFKLGIRPFMIGALGIDGPANVLLKDWKLSTEGILRREDITTPIVSLVYDIHGEVAAGVAGVDAVEKFLTPEWIQRFEPNISSAPVLVIDANLSALALEASCKLAAEFNVPVWFEPVSVTKSQRIASIAKYVTVVSPNQHELIAMANALCARNMFKTLKPEVNKLLPQDVFCALRPAILVLLESGIKVVIVTLGSNGALLCSKGNPNKALNINRKFSGEIFRRVQLICSPNRFSEPGLKHGSSLFAMHFPTVPAKVKKLTGAGDCLVGGTVASLSDGLDLFQSLAVGIASAKAAVESEDNVPPEFNLDLLTDDAELVYSGARMLLAHQSML, from the exons ATGGGAGGGGGAGATGATGTGGGTTCGCCAGTCGTAGTCGGTGCTCTGATTCTGGATGTTCACGCAAAGCCTTCTTCAACCGCACCAATCTCCGGAACCACCGTCCCAGGCCAG gTGTTGTTTGCACCTGGTGGGGTAGGCAGAAATGTAGCTGAATGCATCTTCAAGCTTGGAATAAGACCCTTCATGATTGGTGCTTTGGGGATCGATGGCCCAG CCAATGTATTGTTGAAAGACTGGAAGCTCTCTACTGAAG GAATCTTGAGACGTGAAGACATCACTACTCCCATTGTATCTCTTGTATATGACATTCACGGAGAAGTTGCTGCTGGCGTTGCTGGTGTGGATGCTGTT GAGAAGTTTCTGACACCTGAGTGGATCCAGCGGTTTGAACCAAACATAAGCTCCGCTCCTGTCCTTGTGATTGATGCCAATCTTAGCGCTCTTGCTTTGGAAGCATCTTGCAAAT tgGCTGCAGAATTCAATGTTCCTGTCTGGTTTGAGCCCGTGTCTGTCACAAAGTCCCAGAGAATCGCCTCAATCGCCAAGTAT GTAACTGTAGTATCTCCAAACCAACACGAGCTCATAGCAATGGCCAACGCTCTCTGCGCAAGGAACATGTTCAAAACCCTTAAACCAGAAGTCAACAAGCTTTTACCACAAGATGTTTTCTGTGCGTTGAGGCCAGCTATTTTGGTTCTTCTTGAAAGTGGTATTAAAGTTGTTATTGTAACACTTGGCTCCAATGGAGCTCTCCTATGCTCAAAGGGTAATCCCAATAAGGCTCTCAACATAAACAGAAAGTTTAGTGGAGAGATTTTCAGAAGGGTACAACTTATATGTTCACCGAACCGGTTTTCTGAACCGGGATTGAAGCACGGCTCGAGTCTTTTTGCGATGCATTTCCCAACCGTACCAGCCAAAGTCAAGAAGCTTACTGGTGCAGGGGATTGCCTAGTAGGCGGTACCGTTGCGTCGCTGAGCGATGGTTTAGATCTGTTCCAGAGTTTAGCGGTTGGCATTGCTTCTGCTAAAGCTGCCGTCGAGTCAGAAGATAATGTGCCTCCTGAGTTCAACCTCGATCTTCTTACTG ATGATGCGGAGTTGGTTTACAGTGGCGCCAGGATGTTGTTGGCTCATCAGTCAATGCTGTGA
- the LOC106451557 gene encoding long chain acyl-CoA synthetase 2, with amino-acid sequence MAAAADHVVIVEEGRQATAEHPSAGPVYRCKYAKDGLLDLPADLDSPWQLFSEAVKQYPNEQMLGRRVTVDSKVGPYTWITYREAHDAALRIGSAIRSRGVNPGNCCGIYGSNCPEWIIAMEACMSQGITYVPLYDSLGVNAVEFIINHAEVSLVFVQEKALSSILACRKGCSSNLKTIVSFGEVSTTQKEEAENQCVSLFSWHEFLLMGNSDETTLPRKQKTDICTIMYTSGTTGEPKGVILSNAAIMVEVLSIDKMLQVTDRSCDTSDVFFSYLPLAHCYDQVMEIYFLSRGSSVGYWRGDIRYLMDDVHALKPTVFCGVPRVYDKLYAGVMQKISAGGLIRKKLFDFAYNYKLGNMRKGLSQEEASPRLDRLMFDKIKDALGGRAHMLLSGAAPLPRHVEEFLRIIPASNLSQGYGLTESCGGSFTTLAGVFSMVGTVGVPMPTVEARLVSVPEMGYEAFSGDVARGEICLRGNSMFSGYHKRQDLTNQVVINGWFHTGDIGEWQEDGSMKIIDRKKNIFKLSQGEYVAVENLENTYSRCPLIAQIWIYGNSFESFLVAVVVPERKAIEDWAKLNNQSSPNDFESLCQNLKAQKYFLDELNSTAKQYQLKGFEMLKAVHLEPNLFDIERDLITPTFKLKRPQLLKHYKSIIDQLYTEAKASRA; translated from the exons ATGGCTGCAGCTGCTGATCATGTGGTGATAGTGGAAGAAGGACGGCAAGCCACCGCAGAGCATCCATCGGCAGGACCGGTTTATCGATGTAAATACGCTAAAGATGGCCTCCTCGATCTTCCTGCTGATCTTGATTCTCCTTGGCAGCTATTTAG TGAGGCTGTGAAGCAATATCCGAATGAGCAAATGTTAGGCCGGCGCGTAACGGTTGATTCTAAG GTCGGTCCATACACATGGATCACATATAGGGAAGCTCACGATGCTGCATTGCGGATTGGATCAGCAATCAGAAGCCGAGGCGTTAATCCG GGAAACTGTTGTGGAATATACGGATCTAATTGTCCAGAATGGATTATCGCTATGGAG GCCTGCATGAGCCAAGGGATAACTTATGTACCTTTATACGACAGTTTAG GTGTAAACGCTGTAGAGTTCATCATCAACCATGCCGAGGTTTCGCTGGTATTCGTTCAAGAGAAGGCACTTTCCTCC ATCTTAGCATGCCGCAAGGGATGTTCTTCGAATTTGAAGA CTATTGTGAGCTTTGGTGAAGTCTCGACTACTCAAAAGGAAGAAGCTGAGAACCAATGTGTTTCGTTATTTTCTTGGCATGAGTTCTTACTAATG GGAAACTCGGATGAGACAACACTTCCTCGTAAGCAAAAAACAGACATATGCACAATAATGTACACAAGCGGGACGACGGGAGAGCCCAAAGGTGTAATCTTAAGCAATGCAGCGATTATGGTCGAAGTTTTATCCATTGATAAAATGCTTCAAGTCACCGATCGATcg TGTGACACAAGTGATGTGTTTTTCTCGTACTTGCCATTAGCACATTGTTATGATCAAGTCATGGAGATCTACTTTTTATCAAGAGGCTCCTCTGTTGGATACTGGCGTGGC GACATTCGGTACTTGATGGATGATGTTCATGCACTGAAACCAACTGTGTTTTGCGGTGTTCCACGAGTTTACGACAAACTCTATGCTG GTGTAATGCAAAAAATCTCAGCTGGTGGTTTGATACGCAAGAAACTCTTCGATTTCGCTTATAACTA TAAATTGGGGAATATGAGAAAAGGATTGTCTCAAGAAGAAGCTTCTCCTCGTCTAGACAGACTTATGTTCGATAAG ATAAAAGATGCATTAGGAGGAAGAGCTCATATGTTGTTATCAGGTGCAGCACCTTTACCTCGTCATGTAGAGGAGTTCTTGAGAATCATCCCTGCCTCTAATCTCTCTCAAGGTTATG GATTGACTGAGAGCTGTGGAGGGAGCTTCACGACTTTAGCAGGAGTATTTTCTATGGTGGGGACAGTGGGTGTGCCAATGCCTACGGTGGAGGCAAGGCTAGTTTCTGTACCAGAGATGGGTTATGAAGCTTTTTCCGGGGATGTGGCTAGAGGAGAGATTTGTCTTAGAGGAAATTCAATGTTCTCTGGTTACCACAAAAGACAAGACCTAACTAATCAAGTCGTGATCAATGGATGGTTCCACACAG gAGATATTGGGGAATGGCAAGAAGATGGATCGATGAAGATCATAGATAGGAAGAAGAACATCTTCAAGTTGTCTCAAGGTGAATATGTTGCTGTCGAAAACCTCGAGAATACTTACTCAAGATGCCCTCTCATTGCTCAG ATATGGATCTATGGAAACAGCTTCGAGTCTTTTCTGGTAGCAGTAGTTGTACCCGAGAGAAAGGCTATTGAAGATTGGGCTAAACTTAATAACCAATCATCTCCCAATGATTTTGAATCTCTATGTCAAAATCTCAAAGCTCAAAAATACTTCTTGGATGAGCTTAACTCTACCGCAAAGCAATACCAA CTTAAAGGGTTTGAAATGTTAAAAGCGGTTCATTTGGAACCAAATCTTTTCGATATTGAAAGAGATCTTATAACTCCAACTTTCAAGTTGAAAAGGCCACAGCTCCTCAAACATTACAAG AGCATAATTGATCAACTTTACACCGAAGCAAAGGCGTCCAGAGCATAG